One segment of Spirochaetota bacterium DNA contains the following:
- a CDS encoding radical SAM protein: MKNKSGKEIIIPVTIAHKKIIRTSVTLASTIFRATINITMDEKSLQYCFGPVQSRRLGVSLGVDLVPHKTCTLNCVYCECGKTTVLTDEIQEYVPTAEVIKELDTLLCTNPALDVITFSGSGEPTLHSGIGTIIDHLKSNYRYKIAVLTNGTLLWKREVRKRLYNADIVIPSLDAATEHAFNKICRPHKQLSLQKIIEGIALFRREFKGLLILEIFIVPGINDSPSELEALAKVTHSINPHRIQLNYLDRPGTEEWVKRASMETLEQYAVVFAPVPVDIPGTPEYRLLELKLPLKEMILSTIERRPSTVDDLA, from the coding sequence GTGAAGAATAAATCTGGCAAAGAAATAATTATACCAGTAACTATCGCCCATAAAAAAATAATCAGAACTTCAGTAACATTGGCAAGCACCATCTTCCGTGCTACAATTAATATCACTATGGATGAAAAATCACTACAGTATTGCTTTGGGCCAGTGCAGTCGCGAAGGTTAGGGGTATCGCTTGGTGTTGACCTTGTGCCACATAAAACATGCACACTCAACTGTGTGTACTGTGAGTGTGGAAAAACCACCGTGCTTACTGATGAAATACAAGAGTATGTGCCAACTGCGGAAGTCATAAAAGAGTTAGATACGCTACTGTGCACCAATCCCGCATTGGATGTAATCACCTTTTCAGGCTCGGGTGAGCCTACTTTACACAGTGGTATTGGCACCATCATAGATCATTTAAAAAGTAACTATCGCTACAAAATTGCTGTGCTTACCAATGGAACCCTGCTGTGGAAACGTGAAGTACGAAAACGGCTGTATAATGCTGATATTGTTATTCCTTCACTGGATGCTGCTACAGAGCATGCGTTTAACAAAATATGCAGACCGCATAAGCAACTGTCATTGCAAAAAATCATTGAAGGGATTGCCCTGTTTAGAAGAGAATTTAAAGGGCTCTTGATACTTGAAATTTTTATTGTGCCGGGTATTAACGACTCACCGTCAGAATTAGAAGCTCTGGCAAAAGTTACACACAGTATAAATCCGCACCGAATACAGCTTAACTATCTTGACAGGCCGGGAACAGAAGAGTGGGTAAAAAGGGCTTCCATGGAAACGCTGGAACAGTATGCTGTAGTATTTGCTCCAGTCCCCGTGGATATCCCCGGCACACCTGAGTACCGGTTACTTGAGTTAAAGTTACCATTAAAAGAAATGATACTGTCAACCATTGAACGTAGGCCATCCACAGTAGATGATTTAGCCT